From Actinopolymorpha cephalotaxi, one genomic window encodes:
- the infB gene encoding translation initiation factor IF-2 codes for MAKVRVYELAKEFGIESKAVMARLQELGEFVRSASSTVEAPVVRKLKESFATESGGKAGGRGSARKSASKQAAPASPAQAASGASAPTTPKPTPVPGAKPAPPRPAPAKPSPEPVEVVREAVPEVTERPAATAQPSAPAPERSAPQPQGPRPGPRPDGGRRTDRPERADRPERTDRPERGDRPERADRPERPAASGARPAPPGQRPTRQSGPGGPSGPGGPGAAPGGRGGQGGDSRQRPSGPRQGGAPRPGNNPFTSTTGMRGPRSERPGQGAPRRDGEGDGAGRQGGGVPGVPRPNPGTMPTRPERSGDRPGGPRPNPGMMPSRPAPRAGGGPGGRTGGPGGRTGGPGARTGGPGGRTGAPGRGGPGGGGGRPGGGGGRPGGGGGGAPAGAPPRGGFGGRPGGARGRGGTAGAFGRPGGPVRRGRKSKRQKRQELDNMQAPSVGGVRVPRGGGQTVRLPRGASLTDFAERIGADAASLVQVMFHLGEMVTATQSVSDETLQLLGAELEYDIQVVSPEDEDRELLESFSIEFGEDEGEDAEIIARPPVVSVMGHVDHGKTKLLDAIRNADVVAGEAGGITQHIGAYQVATQVDGNDRKITFIDTPGHEAFTAMRARGAQSTDIAVLVVAADDGVMPQTVEALNHAKAANLPIVVAVNKIDVPDADPTKVRGQLSEYGLVPEEYGGDTMFVDISARARTNLDGLLEAIVLTADASLDLRANPHQDAQGLAIEAHLDKGRGPVVTVLVQRGTLRVGDSIIAGPAYGRVRAMLDENGQSVDEAPPARPVLVLGLSAVPRAGDTFMVVADDRMARQIAEKREARERNASFAQRTKRVSLDDLSKLLEERQSLNLVIKGDVSGSVEALEDALAKIDVGDEVDLRILHRGVGAVTENDVNLATIDNAIIIGFNVRAQGRSVERLADREGVEIRFYSVIYQAIDEVEAALKGMLKPEYEEARLGTAEVRDVFRSSKFGTIAGCLVTSGTIRRNSKARLLRDGAVVVESSDIASLRRFKDDATEVREGYECGLTLHNYNDVRVGDVVETYEMREKPRG; via the coding sequence GTGGCAAAGGTCCGGGTCTACGAACTCGCCAAGGAGTTCGGCATCGAAAGCAAGGCCGTCATGGCCAGGCTTCAGGAGCTGGGTGAATTCGTTCGCTCCGCTTCGTCAACCGTCGAGGCACCCGTAGTTCGCAAGCTCAAGGAGTCGTTCGCGACCGAGTCCGGCGGCAAGGCCGGCGGACGGGGATCGGCGCGCAAGTCCGCGAGCAAGCAGGCCGCACCGGCATCCCCGGCGCAGGCCGCATCGGGCGCTTCGGCCCCCACGACACCCAAACCGACTCCGGTCCCCGGCGCGAAGCCCGCGCCGCCGCGACCGGCTCCGGCGAAGCCTTCCCCCGAGCCCGTCGAGGTGGTTCGCGAGGCTGTACCGGAGGTGACCGAGCGCCCGGCGGCCACGGCCCAGCCGAGCGCACCGGCACCCGAGCGGTCCGCACCCCAGCCGCAGGGGCCCCGTCCGGGGCCGCGGCCGGACGGCGGACGTCGTACCGACCGTCCCGAACGCGCCGACCGTCCGGAACGCACCGACCGTCCGGAACGCGGCGACCGCCCCGAGCGCGCCGACCGTCCCGAGCGTCCGGCCGCGTCCGGTGCCAGGCCGGCTCCTCCCGGGCAGCGCCCCACGCGCCAGTCCGGTCCCGGCGGCCCCAGTGGTCCCGGTGGTCCCGGTGCCGCTCCGGGTGGACGCGGTGGCCAGGGTGGCGACTCCCGGCAGCGTCCGTCCGGCCCGCGTCAGGGTGGGGCTCCGCGTCCGGGCAACAACCCCTTCACCTCCACCACCGGCATGCGCGGCCCGCGCTCGGAGCGGCCCGGACAGGGTGCTCCCCGTCGTGACGGCGAAGGCGACGGCGCCGGCCGGCAGGGCGGCGGCGTCCCCGGCGTTCCCCGTCCCAACCCCGGCACGATGCCGACCCGGCCGGAGCGCTCCGGCGACCGTCCGGGTGGCCCCCGTCCCAACCCCGGCATGATGCCGTCGCGTCCGGCCCCGCGTGCGGGTGGCGGACCCGGCGGCCGTACCGGCGGTCCCGGTGGCCGCACCGGTGGTCCCGGCGCCCGTACGGGTGGTCCCGGTGGCCGCACCGGCGCACCCGGCCGTGGCGGTCCCGGTGGCGGCGGAGGTCGTCCCGGTGGCGGCGGAGGTCGTCCCGGTGGTGGCGGTGGCGGTGCTCCCGCCGGCGCTCCGCCGCGTGGTGGCTTCGGCGGCCGTCCCGGTGGGGCGCGCGGTCGTGGTGGTACAGCCGGTGCCTTCGGGCGTCCGGGTGGACCGGTGCGCCGTGGCCGCAAGTCGAAGCGGCAGAAGCGCCAGGAGCTCGACAACATGCAGGCGCCGTCGGTCGGCGGTGTGCGCGTTCCCCGTGGTGGCGGCCAGACGGTCCGGTTGCCGCGAGGCGCCAGCCTGACCGACTTCGCCGAGCGGATCGGTGCGGACGCGGCGTCGCTGGTCCAGGTGATGTTCCACCTGGGCGAGATGGTGACCGCCACGCAGTCGGTCAGCGACGAGACGCTGCAGCTGCTGGGTGCCGAGCTCGAGTACGACATCCAGGTGGTCTCGCCCGAGGACGAGGACCGCGAGCTGCTGGAGTCGTTCTCCATCGAGTTCGGTGAGGACGAGGGCGAGGACGCCGAGATCATCGCCCGGCCGCCGGTCGTTTCGGTGATGGGTCACGTCGACCACGGAAAGACCAAGCTGCTGGACGCGATCCGCAACGCCGACGTCGTGGCCGGCGAGGCGGGCGGCATCACCCAGCACATCGGTGCCTACCAGGTCGCCACCCAGGTGGACGGAAATGATCGCAAGATCACGTTCATCGACACCCCGGGCCACGAGGCGTTCACCGCCATGCGTGCCCGTGGTGCGCAGTCGACCGACATCGCGGTGCTCGTGGTGGCGGCCGACGACGGCGTGATGCCGCAGACCGTCGAGGCGCTCAACCACGCCAAGGCGGCCAACCTGCCGATCGTGGTGGCGGTCAACAAGATCGACGTGCCCGACGCCGACCCGACGAAGGTGCGCGGTCAGCTCAGCGAGTACGGCCTGGTCCCCGAGGAGTACGGCGGCGACACGATGTTCGTCGACATCTCCGCCCGGGCCCGGACCAACCTCGACGGGCTGCTCGAGGCGATCGTGCTCACCGCGGACGCCTCGCTGGACCTGCGGGCCAACCCCCACCAGGACGCGCAGGGTCTCGCGATCGAGGCGCACCTGGACAAGGGCCGCGGCCCGGTGGTGACCGTGCTGGTGCAGCGCGGCACGCTGCGGGTCGGCGACTCGATCATCGCGGGTCCGGCGTACGGCCGGGTGCGCGCGATGCTCGACGAGAACGGCCAGTCGGTGGACGAGGCTCCGCCGGCGCGTCCGGTGCTCGTACTCGGTCTGTCGGCCGTTCCGCGCGCCGGTGACACCTTCATGGTGGTCGCCGACGACCGGATGGCCCGGCAGATCGCGGAGAAGCGCGAGGCGCGCGAGCGCAACGCGTCGTTCGCACAGCGCACCAAGCGGGTCAGCCTCGACGACCTGTCGAAGCTGCTCGAGGAGCGCCAGTCGCTCAACCTCGTCATCAAGGGCGACGTGTCCGGGTCGGTCGAGGCCTTGGAGGACGCGCTCGCCAAGATCGACGTGGGCGACGAGGTCGACCTGCGGATCCTGCACCGCGGTGTGGGTGCGGTCACCGAGAACGACGTCAACCTCGCGACGATCGACAACGCGATCATCATCGGCTTCAACGTCCGGGCCCAGGGCCGGTCGGTGGAGCGGTTGGCCGACCGCGAAGGCGTGGAGATCCGGTTCTACTCGGTGATCTACCAGGCCATCGACGAGGTGGAGGCGGCCCTGAAGGGCATGCTGAAGCCGGAGTACGAAGAGGCGCGGCTCGGTACCGCGGAGGTGCGGGACGTGTTCCGTTCCAGCAAGTTCGGCACCATCGCCGGCTGTCTGGTCACCAGCGGGACCATCCGCCGCAACTCCAAGGCGCGGCTGCTCCGCGACGGCGCGGTCGTCGTGGAGAGCAGCGACATCGCGTCGCTGCGCCGGTTCAAGGACGACGCCACCGAGGTTCGCGAGGGTTACGAGTGCGGCCTCACCCTGCACAACTACAACGACGTGCGGGTCGGTGACGTGGTCGAGACGTACGAGATGCGGGAGAAGCCGCGCGGCTGA
- a CDS encoding DUF503 domain-containing protein — translation MFTGALCADLRLGDVHSLKEKRSVVRPIVAEIARRHAVSVAETGHHDLYRRAEIGVAVVSGESVHCRDVLDAVERLLAERPGVELLQVRRQLFSVDDE, via the coding sequence ATGTTCACCGGAGCACTCTGCGCCGACCTGAGGCTCGGCGACGTGCATTCGCTGAAGGAGAAGCGTTCGGTGGTCCGGCCGATCGTGGCGGAGATCGCGCGCCGCCACGCCGTGTCCGTCGCCGAGACAGGGCACCATGACCTCTACCGTCGGGCGGAGATCGGTGTTGCCGTGGTGAGTGGTGAGAGCGTGCACTGTCGCGACGTTCTGGACGCGGTGGAGCGGCTGCTCGCCGAGCGCCCGGGCGTGGAGTTGCTGCAGGTACGCCGGCAGTTGTTCTCCGTCGACGACGAGTAG
- the rbfA gene encoding 30S ribosome-binding factor RbfA: MNQTRVNQLADRIQVIVAEMLERRVKDPRLGFVTVTEARLTGDLREATVFYTVLGGDQDHTGTAVALESAKGLIRSEVGRRLGLRHTPSLAFVPDAVPENAQHIEDLLRLARDSDAEVARRAAQASPAGEADPYRVPRTDEDLDDLDELDAPGDEDGSDGSDGSKGGDNRSGPGGHGGS, from the coding sequence ATGAACCAGACACGGGTGAACCAGCTCGCGGACCGGATCCAGGTGATCGTCGCGGAGATGCTGGAGCGCCGGGTGAAGGACCCCAGGCTCGGCTTCGTGACGGTCACCGAGGCCCGCCTGACCGGTGACCTGCGCGAAGCCACCGTGTTCTACACCGTGCTCGGGGGCGACCAGGACCACACCGGGACCGCCGTGGCGCTGGAGAGCGCGAAGGGCCTGATCCGCTCCGAGGTCGGCCGCCGGCTCGGGCTCCGGCACACGCCGAGCCTGGCCTTCGTCCCCGACGCCGTACCCGAGAACGCCCAGCACATCGAGGACCTCCTGCGCCTCGCCCGCGACTCCGACGCCGAGGTGGCCCGCCGGGCCGCGCAGGCGAGCCCGGCCGGCGAGGCCGACCCGTACCGCGTGCCCCGCACCGACGAAGACCTCGACGACCTCGACGAGCTCGATGCCCCCGGCGACGAGGACGGCAGCGACGGCAGCGACGGCAGCAAGGGTGGCGACAACCGGTCCGGCCCCGGCGGTCACGGCGGGAGCTGA
- the truB gene encoding tRNA pseudouridine(55) synthase TruB, which yields MTPPDVTRPDVPRPAETRSGIVVVDKPSGWTSHDVVGKVRRLAHTRRVGHAGTLDPMATGVLVLGIERATRLLGYLTLTEKAYDATIRLGVSTRTDDAEGEAIAQASARDVRREDIQAGVAALTGEISQVPSAVSAVKVAGERAYRKVHKGEDVELAPRQVVVRRFEVTDVRPVGEVVDVDVVVECSSGTYVRALARDLGAGLGVGGHLTALRRTRVGPYALDQARTIEQLEGGFEVVPIADVAARTFARYDVDEHTARLVSFGQKLPGVRVGGGPVGVFGPDGAFLALYEDVEEGARPVAVFAS from the coding sequence GTGACCCCACCCGACGTGACCCGACCTGATGTGCCCCGACCTGCTGAGACCCGGAGCGGCATCGTCGTCGTGGACAAGCCCTCCGGCTGGACCTCCCACGACGTGGTGGGCAAGGTCCGCCGGCTGGCACACACCCGGCGGGTGGGCCACGCCGGCACCCTCGACCCGATGGCGACCGGCGTGCTCGTCCTCGGCATCGAACGCGCCACCCGGTTGCTCGGCTATCTCACCCTCACCGAGAAGGCCTATGACGCGACGATCCGGCTCGGGGTGTCCACCCGTACCGACGACGCCGAGGGGGAGGCGATCGCCCAGGCGTCCGCCCGGGACGTACGCCGGGAGGACATCCAGGCGGGGGTCGCCGCGCTGACCGGCGAGATCTCCCAGGTGCCGTCGGCGGTGTCGGCGGTGAAGGTGGCCGGCGAACGCGCCTACCGCAAGGTGCACAAGGGCGAGGACGTCGAGCTGGCACCGCGCCAGGTGGTGGTGCGCAGGTTCGAGGTGACCGACGTCCGGCCGGTGGGCGAGGTCGTGGACGTCGATGTGGTGGTCGAGTGTTCGAGCGGGACGTACGTCCGGGCGCTGGCCCGTGACCTGGGCGCCGGACTGGGCGTCGGCGGCCACCTCACCGCGCTGCGGCGTACCCGCGTCGGACCGTACGCACTGGATCAGGCCCGTACGATCGAGCAGCTCGAGGGCGGCTTCGAGGTGGTCCCGATCGCCGACGTGGCGGCCCGGACGTTCGCCCGGTACGACGTGGACGAGCACACGGCGCGGCTGGTCTCCTTCGGGCAGAAGCTGCCCGGCGTGCGGGTGGGCGGCGGCCCGGTGGGCGTGTTCGGCCCCGACGGCGCGTTCCTCGCGCTGTACGAGGACGTCGAGGAGGGCGCCCGGCCGGTCGCGGTGTTCGCGAGCTGA
- a CDS encoding bifunctional riboflavin kinase/FAD synthetase translates to MQRWTDLTGVDPRFGPTVVTIGVFDGVHRGHQRVLARTRELAREHGARSVVVTFDPHPASVVRPEAVPPLLATVERRLELFEAYGMDGVVVVPFDKERSREPAEEFVRELVRALRPVAVVVGDDFRFGHKAAGNVDLLRTLGAELGFAVEGLTRAAKVPSTAEPAAADPGDPAALDPAALDPADPAGVPVDAVSSTAVRDRLAAGDVAGARALLGHTFRVDGLVVEGAHRGRELGFPTANVPASTALALPADGVYAGWLRVADVDAPGPQVLPAAISVGTNPQFGHEPRRVESYVLDRDDLDLYGRPVAVEFVDRVRGQDTYDSVDALVVQIRADVEHVRRVLAADPG, encoded by the coding sequence ATGCAACGCTGGACAGACCTGACCGGGGTGGATCCGCGGTTCGGGCCGACGGTCGTCACGATCGGCGTCTTCGACGGCGTGCACCGCGGTCACCAGCGGGTGCTCGCCCGCACCCGTGAGCTGGCCCGCGAGCACGGCGCCCGCTCCGTCGTGGTGACGTTCGACCCGCATCCTGCCTCGGTGGTCCGCCCGGAGGCGGTACCGCCGCTGCTGGCGACCGTGGAGCGCCGGCTGGAGCTGTTCGAGGCGTACGGCATGGACGGCGTGGTCGTCGTGCCGTTCGACAAGGAGCGTTCCCGCGAGCCCGCCGAGGAGTTCGTCCGCGAACTCGTCCGCGCGCTGCGTCCGGTGGCGGTGGTGGTCGGCGACGACTTCCGGTTCGGGCACAAGGCGGCCGGCAACGTCGACCTGCTGCGCACGCTGGGCGCCGAGCTCGGGTTCGCCGTCGAGGGCCTGACCCGCGCGGCGAAGGTCCCCTCGACCGCCGAACCGGCCGCCGCGGACCCCGGCGATCCCGCCGCCCTCGATCCCGCCGCCCTCGATCCCGCCGACCCCGCCGGCGTCCCCGTCGACGCCGTGTCCTCCACCGCGGTCCGGGACCGGCTCGCGGCCGGCGACGTGGCCGGCGCCCGGGCCCTGCTCGGGCACACCTTCCGGGTGGACGGCCTGGTCGTCGAGGGCGCCCACCGGGGACGCGAGCTGGGTTTCCCGACCGCCAACGTGCCGGCGTCGACCGCCCTGGCGCTGCCCGCCGACGGCGTGTACGCCGGGTGGCTGCGAGTAGCCGACGTGGACGCGCCCGGCCCGCAGGTGCTGCCCGCGGCAATCTCGGTGGGCACCAACCCGCAGTTCGGCCACGAGCCGCGCCGGGTCGAGTCGTATGTCCTGGATCGCGACGATCTGGACCTGTACGGCCGGCCGGTCGCGGTGGAGTTCGTCGACCGGGTGCGCGGGCAGGACACCTACGACTCGGTGGACGCCCTGGTCGTCCAGATTCGTGCCGACGTGGAACACGTACGCCGTGTCCTCGCCGCCGACCCCGGCTGA
- the rpsO gene encoding 30S ribosomal protein S15, producing the protein MSLDAATKKQIITEYATKEGDTGSPEVQVALLTHRITHLTEHQKAHKHDHHSRRGLLLLVGQRRRLLNYVMKEDIQRYRSLIERLGLRR; encoded by the coding sequence GTGTCGCTAGACGCTGCGACCAAGAAGCAGATCATCACCGAGTACGCGACCAAAGAGGGCGACACCGGTTCGCCCGAGGTCCAGGTGGCGCTGCTCACGCATCGGATCACTCACCTGACCGAGCACCAGAAGGCCCACAAGCACGACCACCACAGCCGTCGCGGTCTGCTGCTCCTCGTGGGTCAGCGCCGCCGGCTGCTCAACTACGTCATGAAGGAAGACATCCAGCGTTACCGCTCGCTGATCGAGCGGCTCGGCCTGCGCCGATAG
- a CDS encoding polyribonucleotide nucleotidyltransferase, producing the protein MEGPGIHTAEAVIDNGRFGTRTVRFETGRLARQANGAVVAYLDEDTMVLSTTTAGKHPKEQFDFFPLTVDVEERGYAAGKIPGSVFRREGRPSEDAILTCRLIDRPLRPSFVKGLRNEVQVVVTVLSLNPDVLYDVLAINAAASSTQIAGLPFTGPIGGVRVALIDGQWVAFPRRAELENAVFDMVVAGRALEDGDVAIMMVEAESTDHTWDLVRGGVQAPTEEVVAEGLDAAKGFIRTLCDAQTELAAKSAKPTTEFPVFRDYQEDVLEALTSAVRGELAEALTIADKASRESRLDEVKALGLERIGADFEGREKEIGAAFRSLTKTLVRERVLRDKVRMDGRGLADIRPLAAEIGVVPRVHGSALFERGETQILGVTTLNMLSLERRIGLTLAEDTTKRYMHNYNMPPYSTGETGRVGSPKRREIGHGALAERAIHPILPSREDFPYAIRQVSEAVGSNGSTSMGSVCASSLALLSAGVPLRAQVAGIAMGLISDEVDGRTEFVTLTDILGAEDAFGDMDFKVAGTREFVTALQLDTKLTGIPASVLASALQQAREARFAILTLMEKTIGEPGDMSPYAPRIITMKIPVDKIGEVIGPKGKVINQIQDDTGADIAIEDDGTIFIGAADGPSAEAARAVIAGIATPTMPEVGERYLGTVVKTTNFGAFISLVPGKDGLLHISKLRALSGGKRVENVEDVVKVGDKLQVEIGEIDDRGKLSLVPVVEDAEKSPEQ; encoded by the coding sequence GTGGAGGGTCCCGGAATTCACACCGCCGAAGCCGTCATCGACAACGGCCGCTTCGGCACCCGAACGGTCCGGTTCGAGACCGGACGCCTTGCCCGCCAGGCCAACGGAGCCGTCGTCGCCTATCTCGACGAGGACACGATGGTCCTGTCGACAACGACGGCCGGCAAGCACCCCAAGGAACAGTTCGACTTCTTCCCGCTGACGGTCGACGTCGAGGAGCGGGGATACGCCGCCGGCAAGATCCCCGGCTCGGTGTTCCGCCGCGAGGGCCGGCCCAGCGAGGACGCGATCCTCACCTGCCGGCTGATCGACCGCCCGCTGCGCCCGTCGTTCGTCAAGGGCCTGCGCAACGAGGTCCAGGTCGTCGTCACCGTTCTGTCGCTCAACCCCGACGTGCTGTACGACGTGCTCGCGATCAACGCCGCGGCCTCGTCGACGCAGATCGCCGGCCTGCCCTTCACCGGCCCGATCGGCGGCGTTCGCGTCGCGCTGATCGACGGCCAGTGGGTCGCGTTCCCGCGGCGCGCCGAGCTGGAGAACGCCGTGTTCGACATGGTGGTCGCCGGCCGTGCGCTCGAGGACGGTGACGTGGCGATCATGATGGTCGAGGCCGAGTCCACCGACCACACCTGGGACCTCGTACGCGGTGGCGTCCAGGCGCCGACCGAGGAGGTCGTCGCCGAGGGGCTGGACGCGGCCAAGGGCTTCATCCGCACCCTGTGCGACGCCCAGACCGAGCTGGCCGCCAAGTCTGCCAAGCCGACCACCGAGTTCCCGGTCTTCCGTGACTACCAGGAGGACGTGCTCGAGGCGCTGACCAGCGCGGTGCGCGGTGAGCTGGCCGAGGCCCTCACCATCGCCGACAAGGCCAGCCGCGAGTCCCGCCTGGACGAGGTGAAGGCGCTCGGGCTGGAGCGGATCGGCGCCGACTTCGAGGGCCGCGAGAAGGAGATCGGCGCGGCGTTCCGGTCGCTGACCAAGACCCTGGTGCGCGAGCGGGTGCTCCGCGACAAGGTCCGCATGGACGGCCGCGGCCTCGCCGACATCCGGCCGCTGGCCGCGGAGATCGGGGTCGTGCCGCGCGTGCACGGCTCGGCGCTGTTCGAGCGCGGCGAGACGCAGATCCTCGGCGTCACCACGCTGAACATGCTGTCGCTGGAGCGGCGCATCGGTCTGACCCTCGCCGAGGACACGACCAAGCGCTACATGCACAACTACAACATGCCGCCGTACTCCACCGGCGAGACCGGCCGCGTCGGCTCCCCGAAGCGACGCGAGATCGGGCACGGCGCGCTCGCCGAGCGGGCGATCCACCCGATCCTCCCCAGCCGCGAGGACTTCCCGTACGCCATCCGTCAGGTGTCGGAGGCGGTCGGCTCCAACGGCTCCACCTCGATGGGCTCGGTGTGTGCGTCGTCGCTGGCACTGCTCAGCGCCGGCGTCCCGCTGCGCGCGCAGGTGGCCGGCATCGCGATGGGCCTGATCAGCGACGAGGTGGACGGCCGGACGGAGTTCGTCACGCTGACCGACATCCTCGGCGCCGAGGACGCGTTCGGCGACATGGACTTCAAGGTCGCCGGCACCCGTGAGTTCGTCACCGCCCTGCAGTTGGACACCAAGCTGACCGGTATCCCCGCGTCGGTGCTCGCGTCCGCCCTGCAGCAGGCGCGGGAGGCGCGGTTCGCGATCCTCACCCTGATGGAGAAGACCATCGGTGAGCCCGGCGACATGTCGCCGTACGCCCCGCGGATCATCACCATGAAGATCCCGGTCGACAAGATCGGCGAGGTGATCGGGCCGAAGGGCAAGGTCATCAACCAGATCCAGGACGACACCGGCGCCGACATCGCCATCGAGGACGACGGCACGATCTTCATCGGTGCCGCCGACGGTCCCTCCGCGGAGGCCGCTCGCGCGGTCATCGCCGGGATCGCCACGCCGACGATGCCCGAGGTCGGCGAGCGCTACCTCGGCACGGTGGTCAAGACCACCAACTTCGGTGCGTTCATCTCGCTGGTTCCCGGCAAGGACGGCCTGCTGCACATCTCCAAGCTGCGGGCACTGTCCGGCGGCAAGCGGGTCGAGAACGTCGAGGACGTCGTGAAGGTCGGCGACAAGCTGCAGGTGGAGATCGGCGAGATCGACGACCGGGGCAAGCTGTCCCTGGTGCCCGTGGTCGAGGACGCCGAGAAGTCGCCCGAGCAGTGA
- a CDS encoding M16 family metallopeptidase, with protein MVRRTVLPGGLRIITEAMPQVRSVSFGVWASVGSRDETPALAGASHYLEHLLFKGTRRRDAMEISSALDAVGGEMNAFTTKEYTCYYARVLDADLPLAVDVICDMVTSSLISAADVDSERGVILEEIAMHDDDPSDAVHDLFAEELWGDSPLGRPILGTTESIEALTRRQVHGYYRRRYRPESLVVSVAGNVEHRAVVRLVTQAFERAGRLNGQVSEPTPPRSGNPSRALASAAAAATAARGSVRLAHRPTEQANLVLGVPGVPRSDDRRFVLGVLNAAFGGGMSSRLFQEVREKRGLAYAVYSFASHYADSGMVGIYAGCLPSKIDEVLDICRDELAKVVSSGLTDEELERGKGQLRGSLVLGLEDTGSRMGRLAKADLVYGELLSVDEILRRIDAVTLDDVRQIAKELLEAAPTLAVVGPFEDADRFAGAVR; from the coding sequence GTGGTCCGGCGTACGGTCCTGCCGGGCGGACTGCGCATCATCACCGAGGCCATGCCGCAGGTGCGTTCGGTGAGCTTCGGGGTCTGGGCGAGCGTCGGCTCGCGCGATGAGACCCCGGCGCTCGCCGGCGCCAGTCACTACCTCGAACACCTGCTGTTCAAGGGCACCCGGCGCCGGGACGCGATGGAGATCTCCTCCGCCCTGGACGCGGTCGGTGGTGAGATGAACGCGTTCACCACCAAGGAGTACACCTGCTACTACGCGCGGGTGCTGGACGCCGACCTGCCGCTGGCGGTGGACGTCATCTGCGACATGGTGACCTCGTCCCTGATCAGCGCCGCCGACGTGGACAGCGAGCGTGGCGTGATCCTGGAGGAGATCGCCATGCACGACGACGACCCCTCCGATGCGGTGCACGACCTGTTCGCCGAGGAGCTGTGGGGCGACTCACCGCTCGGCCGGCCGATCCTCGGCACCACCGAGTCGATCGAGGCGCTGACCCGGCGCCAGGTGCACGGCTACTACCGCCGCCGCTACCGCCCGGAGTCCCTGGTGGTGTCGGTCGCCGGCAACGTCGAGCACCGTGCCGTGGTGCGCCTGGTGACGCAGGCGTTCGAGCGTGCGGGCCGGCTCAACGGCCAGGTCAGTGAGCCGACGCCGCCGCGGTCGGGCAACCCGAGCAGGGCGCTGGCCTCCGCGGCCGCGGCCGCCACGGCTGCCCGCGGCTCGGTCCGGCTGGCGCACCGGCCCACCGAACAGGCCAACCTCGTGCTGGGCGTTCCGGGCGTGCCGCGCTCGGACGACCGGCGGTTCGTGCTCGGCGTCCTCAACGCCGCGTTCGGCGGCGGCATGTCCAGCCGGCTGTTCCAGGAGGTACGCGAGAAGCGCGGGCTGGCCTACGCCGTCTACTCGTTCGCGTCCCACTACGCCGACTCCGGCATGGTCGGCATCTACGCCGGCTGCCTGCCGAGCAAGATCGACGAGGTGCTGGACATCTGCCGCGACGAGCTGGCGAAGGTCGTCTCCTCGGGGCTCACCGACGAGGAGCTCGAGCGGGGCAAGGGGCAGTTGCGCGGCTCGCTGGTGCTGGGCCTGGAGGACACGGGTTCCCGGATGGGCCGGCTGGCCAAGGCCGACTTGGTGTACGGCGAGTTGCTCAGCGTGGACGAGATCCTGCGCCGGATCGACGCGGTGACGCTGGACGACGTTCGCCAGATCGCGAAGGAACTGCTGGAAGCGGCGCCGACGCTGGCCGTGGTCGGGCCGTTCGAGGACGCCGACCGGTTCGCCGGCGCGGTTCGCTGA
- the dapB gene encoding 4-hydroxy-tetrahydrodipicolinate reductase — MVKVAVLGARGRMGAEVCRAVEAADGLDLVAGLDVDDQLTDLRAAGAEVVIDFTHPDAVLDNLRFCVENGIHAVVGTTGFTPERLEQVRGWLADAPKVGVLVAPNFSVGAVLMMRFAEQAARFFPSVEVIELHHPRKADAPSGTASRTAELIGAARQKAGLGEVPDATTQEVAGARGARVADVPVHSVRLSGLVAHQEVLFGGEDETLTLRHDSMARTSFMPGVVLGARTVGERPGLTVGLEHYLDLG; from the coding sequence GTGGTGAAGGTTGCCGTACTCGGAGCCCGCGGCCGGATGGGCGCGGAGGTCTGCCGTGCGGTCGAGGCCGCCGACGGGCTCGACCTGGTGGCCGGGCTGGACGTGGACGACCAGCTGACCGACCTGCGCGCCGCCGGTGCGGAGGTGGTGATCGACTTCACCCATCCCGACGCGGTGCTCGACAACCTCCGCTTCTGTGTGGAGAACGGCATCCACGCCGTGGTCGGCACCACCGGCTTCACGCCGGAGCGGCTGGAGCAGGTACGCGGCTGGCTGGCCGACGCGCCCAAGGTCGGCGTGCTGGTCGCCCCCAACTTCTCCGTCGGCGCGGTGCTGATGATGCGGTTCGCCGAGCAGGCCGCACGGTTCTTCCCCTCCGTCGAGGTGATCGAGCTGCACCACCCGCGCAAGGCGGACGCACCGTCGGGCACGGCCTCGCGGACGGCCGAGCTGATCGGCGCCGCCCGGCAGAAGGCGGGCCTGGGCGAGGTGCCGGACGCCACCACCCAGGAGGTGGCCGGTGCCCGCGGCGCGAGGGTGGCCGACGTACCCGTGCACAGCGTCCGGCTGTCCGGCCTGGTCGCGCACCAGGAGGTGCTGTTCGGCGGCGAGGACGAGACGCTGACCCTGCGGCACGACTCGATGGCCCGGACGTCGTTCATGCCGGGTGTCGTGCTCGGCGCCCGGACGGTGGGGGAGCGGCCCGGCCTCACGGTCGGGCTCGAGCACTACCTCGACCTGGGCTGA